One window from the genome of Nicotiana tomentosiformis chromosome 5, ASM39032v3, whole genome shotgun sequence encodes:
- the LOC104108252 gene encoding bifunctional TH2 protein, mitochondrial-like: protein MRFSLLSPLVLNPVIRFSNSNALFGLRFQLYPRYSRYLRSPVTMASAKPKPAAAVNKFPVEEECVGIARKCWIKFKRESTFALYTPFVVSLASGTLNLDTFRHYIAQDVHFLKSFAQAYEAAEECTDDDDAKVGISELRKNVIEELKMHDAVLKEWGIDLVKESSLNPATAKYTDFLSATASGKVEGVKAAKLATPFERTKLAAYTLGAMTPCMRLYAYIGKELQVFLEGEKIHPYKKWIDSYASESFQASALQTEDLLDKLSVPLTGEELDIIEKLYHQAMKLEIDFFLTQPLVQKAVIPLSKDHNPAEHRLTIFSDFDLTCTVVDSSAILAEIAIITAPRSDQNRPENQIARMLSADLRNTWGDLSKQYTEEYEQCIEKMLLTEKAEKFDYERLHKTLEELSDFEKRANTRVTESGVLKGLNLEDIKRAGQRLILQDGCTNFFQSIIRNENLNADIHVLSYCWCGDLIRSSFSSGGIDALNVHANEFMFQESLSTGEIVKKVESPIDKVQAFSKIRMNCGNDQKNLTLYIGDSVGDLLCLLEADVGIVLGTSSSLRTVGNHFGVSFVPLFPGVVQKQKMCTGVDSSSCWKGLSGVLYTASSWAEIHAFVLGS, encoded by the exons ATGCGCTTCTCATTATTATCGCCCCTTGTTCTTAACCCagtcatcagattctccaattcCAACGCGCTTTTTGGGTTACGATTCCAATTATACCCTCGTTACTCTCGGTATTTACGATCGCCCGTTACAATGGCGTCGGCGAAACCAAAGCCGGCGGCGGCGGTGAACAAGTTTCCGGTAGAGGaggaatgtgtgggtatagcgAGGAAGTGTTGGATCAAGTTCAAGAGAGAGTCTACTTTCGCTCTGTACACTCCGTTTGTGGTTAGTTTGGCATCAGGAACCCTAAATCTGGACACTTTCCGCCATTACATTGCTCAGGATGTTCACTTCCTCAAATCCTTCGCTCAAGC GTATGAAGCTGCAGAAGAGTGTACTGACGATGACGATGCGAAGGTTGGCATTAGTGAGTTGCGGAAGAATGTTATTGAAGAACTTAAAATGCATGATGCAGTTTTAAAA GAGTGGGGCATTGATCTGGTCAAAGAGTCCAGTCTTAACCCTGCAACGGCCAAGTACACAGATTTTTTATCAGCTACAGCTTCAGGAAAGGTGGAAGGAGTAAAAGCTGCTAAACTTGCCACACCATTTGAGAGAACGAAGTTGGCAGCTTATACTCTAGGTGCTATGACTCCTTGCATGAGGCTTTACGCCTACATTGGTAAGGAGCTGCAAGTGTTCCTCGAGGGAGAGAAAATTCATCCATACAAGAAGTGGATTGACAGTTATGCCTCTGAAAGTTTCCAG GCATCAGCTCTTCAAACCGAGGACTTGTTGGATAAACTGAGTGTCCCTTTGACAGGCGAGGAGCTTGACATCATTGAAAAGCTTTATCATCAAGCAATGAAACTTGAAATTGATTTCTTCTTAACCCAGCCACTTGTTCAGAAAGCTGTCATCCCTTTGTCAAAAGATCACAACCCTGCTGAACACCGGCTTACAATATTTTCTGATTTCGATTTGACGTGCACTGTTGTTGATTCTTCTGCCATCTTGGCTGAAATTGCAATTATAACAGCACCGAGATCTGATCAAAATCGACCAGAGAATCAAATTGCGCGGATGTTGTCGGCTGATTTGAGGAATACATGGGGAGATCTCTCTAAGCAGTACACTGAAGAGTATGAGCAATGTATAGAGAAGATGTTACTTACTGAAAAAG CGGAAAAATTTGATTATGAAAGACTGCATAAAACACTTGAGGAACTTTCTGATTTTGAGAAAAGAGCAAATACTAGGGTGACTGAATCTGGGGTACTGAAAGGTTTAAACCTTGAAGACATAAAACGAGCTGGGCAGCGATTGATTCTCCAGGATGGTTGCACCAACTTCTTCCAGAGCATAATAAGAAATGAAAATCTGAACGCAGACATTCATGTCCTCTCCTATTGCTGGTGTGGCGACCTTATTAGGTCTTCCTTTTCATCAG GGGGTATAGACGCTCTGAATGTGCATGCCAATGAGTTTATGTTTCAAGAATCTCTATCCACTGGTGAAATTGTTAAGAAAGTTGAATCCCCCATTGACAAGGTTCAAGCATTCAGTAAAATTCGAATGAACTGTGGCAATGACCAAAAAAATCTGACTCTTTATATTGGGGATTCAGTCGGCGACTTACTTTGCTTGCTTGAAGCAGATGTTGGCATAGTGCTTGGTACGAGCTCAAGTCTAAGGACGGTGGGGAATCATTTTGGTGTTTCTTTTGTTCCTCTGTTTCCAGGTGTTGTCCAGAAACAGAAGATGTGCACTGGGGTAGACTCGTCAAGTTGTTGGAAGGGACTATCTGGTGTTCTCTATACTGCCTCTAGCTGGGCTGAGATACATGCTTTTGTATTGGGGTCATGA